In Chanodichthys erythropterus isolate Z2021 chromosome 18, ASM2448905v1, whole genome shotgun sequence, the following are encoded in one genomic region:
- the mgaa gene encoding MAX dimerization protein MGA a isoform X4 has product MAETKKQGAMVLHEEGMTAPTLAPPTTAPPSIFVVLQQLQSGDTGKDQGSLMAISEANKMVKSSISSAVTGIHPSSSTFTDINSSSQSDHLPADARCKGITVTLDNNSMWNEFYRCQTEMILTKQGRRMFPYCRFRLSGMEPFQSYVLAMDIVPVDNHRYKWSGKGWEPNGKAEPHVSRLFVHPESPATGLHWMQYPVSFYRLKLCNNLDQEDHIILHSMHRYLPRLHVIPADKAAEDIQVDRPNVITLSFSQTEFFAVTAYQNLRITQLKIDYNPFAKGFREDAVNARSSKAKNGMSTEEPESELKLSREMTTLNNLKTLFMKRNAAVKVNKDQNIPSPTNGEKKVVNGDALNVDTDVQSFCSKKRPSSLAFSDFIKGAHVKVKRLSLENIKKNGVVLQTSCTSEQNEVMDISSKTGKLLQVVSKDETVVADIHGKSTDTPSKTELLETDETKTEIDEHKADKITLLSSDQNVPYMNEKGMETLSSLDTEAKSESNTKKTLPHKRPERVPLPLLAQFLKQRKSKTRPTTPKSDTPSSSLDSKSCEPFLIPERSSALMSSSPCVTTTNLDSDPVLASLSQKVTSSTVDAVNITSLATALSPATASPVPAETQLSDGFSPSPVGNDPFSAPNTTSPSRPDSDPTPDSMFSVFHNPNAVSVPDLDNTLGSQSDISSLFTCHTVHDTCTPTTPGVNNDFDVTPIVPSVTAPVFDVPSSTDNDNVPYQELASVPDVAESASISDSLLNSSKGSCPELFSEEVPPHTLCTHEESLSLPLDDPSSPAFSLPSPAPSSPDPFPPSLFCERPVPPRKTLDSFPERLLNCTASSSPDLFPLGLFNDNPVPHRKINDFVPERPLDAIVTSRESLSPSVLDVSEDPRGTIDLFSQSQCSDRPGPLNDLQSAVSCETTVSDLIVPEPTKQSFNGSTFKKSKAKQKKIGKLKCSEDDEVFEGPVPVPMQPSLEDVEGQLFVSFVSKKALEIHLGDDAKTEMAQKTTQNPDGGSYENIQENIEVLEKTLLRDLKVMKHRQVIHPVLQEVGLKLNLLDLNLEIDLQYLGVQLPIPPSVLSPEGSSASSQVQFVSRTGKTTDFTKIKGWRDKFAGSGSLTEGLSSTDAGQKNLSAFCSDMLDEYLASEGKLIDERAANLSQTDTTPVAYELPTKSTSYVRTLDSVLKKQVPATLSTTSKKVKPTFKSKEENKSKKPLKSCTKKQIKPVFSVNKPVLSPKKTQQSKKYKNKKESKSLSPENLAVETAAMVTSNKSPMVEDSGSTPSNCTGGRSIGLPKTLVKLMDVEDGAVWEGKHRTYITEERAAIALATLVTAEGVSKGNPDAIRIIRRRAPPCLNVFCRLGCVCASLVHLRRHHHCGKPQCMLGCSCLRRKVVALKTPKQEESIAEEPESQGVSEEIKAKWKKKNKKRKTYVLTDPETAPEPAKRVSTLWDRKREVSDSEALFSPPPARTPSPALLSQELQNDLESFLSPLKQKMVEEKNLNMINDNVESTLTCARSRPFYSGCHDKQKTVDQHHISQVSTQDIEEGELVPLNLSGPAKRLEIISECSWASTDVRNYIMRIVCEHMAQDRLKHPFWIGKYFIEPVSKTLKETEDGSVDTYKVTISRPAEKKTEDKVMQNEAELKKHVERSEVKGLPFLSRCCPAGLLKAEKKAPDAPGRIMVNGKPYPQAKLELGQMGALHPANRLAAYITGRICPTTSTIKKASITSVPVSTVATVTTVTSTSTTTTTPIIKSVVTKPPVGKVFTQFVVNHINSQNQSNTSISHLQPSVPKIVIPSSMLMIGREASAPGVALSPLKAGLITQVSEPSDSTGSASFPTVSKVQAPAITILNNSPSLPLGGSGLTPKTTASSPGSTTPGKKTVLITVMSRNTGLPNSGPRITKPVTQTHPVTQTRPPQTPGQKMLLQVVKTADGNTLYRNPNGQLMQLVPLSQIKAIKPNLLSQGQPTFIRLHAPTSVTLKKPQGGSATIVTSSNPTTQMQTKPTVTVPVSTSSSMSGKPVTLTTSKSVSLGSLPSTLKVVPGFLGQSGTCTLRILSPNSVQDTGIINPTSSPILSQSGCTLLKNASSTLLDKDSTKSETTVSVSSLSTEGPIGQVHKQSEMDPAKQNSCDDSERVAPNVSEHLSSVATSPKCRQFSGDDSAPSHNEHGALKHLSLAEAGNGDNPNVKKTDFDKAPDPEEEEIGSDVTELTDDSDLYSDDDGEDSYSLSGSDKGERMEETDGLDSEMKDFAEVVVDIETVESAEENSIAKFRASAIRRNQHKSNQKHIHDESLEVKVRRVRLERKRRHTLKELFLKLQATLGKTSNNLEASRMSILTKAQKEIESLVKQEENLVISREKLRIKRERYLQTLSLLCDKSTESISQKLNEIIAKQKALEAQAKAKEMKSQLNQATSKSKPKPKIYLNSKRKGLSPQSKVKDVLKPTNSPSKPIDLSIKKLKVTESVLKSTPTLKPTGLDSSKNTLKTQVKEQGSMSKPTQPSLNSSPLKKTVSVPSPVKRSLVPRERMRPNILSRASSQVIQGSPVKEPLLTNVCIPQVFPLMNTMVPCNQIITINNPLQPIGITSVGTQQSSTPVPAISHPLGMKNPLPVLQPQFIKITNSPVNINTQVDSANLPNITNVISLVPPVENLVIPQKVVEETSVVQAPPVFVTAPVENQHNCSEVEIPNLEERVVVDEPQTKDVPKQLEEGDEVSASVTSSTQEGLEKKGPDDSNDPEDENLMSLLDELVLLSQQLSNEDEDQKIVMPSEVQPCSDKQADDERALSPLFLTLDEDLMSPDSKDEIDIPPKVDDLVKVIFGSDSPSVSSESGVAPSTNIESPNAPMCTVKDDAPTPPPLLHMKTACEAASGQSTNEGTNVAWRPMPKLVPLGLKPQDVVVNKVTGSSVSKPDSNEQDVHGPQM; this is encoded by the exons ATGGCAGAAACAAAGAAGCAGGGTGCAATGGTGCTTCATGAAGAGGGCATGACTGCCCCAACACTGGCTCCTCCTACAACTGCTCCACCTTCCATCTTTGTTGTGCTGCAACAGTTGCAGTCTGGGGATACCGGGAAAGACCAGGGCAGTCTGATGGCAATTAGTGAGGCAAATAAAATGGTGAAATCTTCAATCAGCTCTGCTGTAACAGGCATCCATCCGTCATCTTCCACATTTACAGACATCAACAGCAGCTCACAGTCAGACCACTTGCCAGCAGATGCTAGATGTAAGGGCATCACTGTTACACTGGACAACAACAGTATGTGGAATGAGTTTTATAGGTGTCAGACTGAGATGATTCTGACCAAACAAGGCCGTAGAATGTTCCCTTATTGCCGCTTTCGTCTCTCTGGAATGGAACCTTTCCAGAGTTACGTGCTGGCAATGGATATTGTTCCAGTTGATAACCACAGGTACAAATGGAGTGGGAAAGGATGGGAACCCAATGGGAAGGCTGAGCCTCATGTTTCTCGTTTGTTTGTACACCCAGAATCCCCTGCTACTGGCCTACACTGGATGCAGTACCCGGTTTCATTTTACAGACTGAAACTTTGCAACAATTTGGACCAAGAGGACCATATTATTTTGCACTCAATGCACCGATACCTTCCTCGACTTCATGTCATACCTGCAGACAAAGCTGCTGAAGACATCCAAGTTGACAGACCCAATGTTATAACTCTGAGTTTTTCACAGACAGAGTTCTTTGCAGTTACAGCCTATCAAAACCTTCGCATCACCCAGCTCAAAATTGACTACAACCCCTTTGCCAAAGGTTTCAGGGAGGATGCAGTCAATGCCCGGTCATCTAAGGCGAAGAATGGAATGTCCACTGAGGAACCTGAGAGTGAACTCAAGCTAAGCAGGGAGATGACAACCTTGAATAATTTGAAAACTCTGTTTATGAAGAGAAATGCTGCTGTAAAGGTCAATAAGGATCAGAACATTCCCAGCCCTACAAATGGAGAAAAGAAAGTTGTAAATGGTGATGCTCTTAATGTAGACACAGATGTTCAAAGTTTCTG CAGCAAGAAGCGCCCATCATCGTTGGCATTTTCAGACTTCATTAAAGGTGCTCATGTGAAAGTCAAAAGGTTATCACTTGAGAATATCAAGAAAAATGGTGTGGTCTTGCAAACATCTTGCACAAGTGAACAAAATGAGGTGATGGACATATCATCCAAAACAGGAAAATTATTACAAGTTGTTAGTAAAGATGAAACTGTGGTAGCTGACATTCACGGTAAAAGCACAGACACACCCTCAAAAACTGAGTTATTAGAAACAGACGAGACTAAAACAGAAATAGATGAACACAAAGCTGACAAGATTACATTACTGTCCAGTGACCAAAATGTACCTTACATGAATGAAAAGGGGATGGAGACCCTTTCTTCTCTGGACACTGAGGCCAAGTCTGAATCAAACACGAAGAAAACCTTACCACATAAGCGGCCTGAACGTGTACCCCTACCTCTCCTTGCTCAGTTTCTTAAACAAAGAAAGTCTAAGACAAGACCCACTACACCCAAATCTGACACTCCCAGCTCATCCTTAGACTCAAAGTCATGTGAACCTTTCTTAATCCCTGAAAGATCATCTGCTTTGATGTCTTCCTCCCCTTGTGTTACCACTACTAACTTAGATTCAGATCCAGTACTTGCCTCATTATCCCAAAAAGTTACATCATCAACAGTAGATGCAGTAAACATTACATCTCTGGCCACTGCATTATCTCCAGCAACTGCATCCCCTGTACCAGCAGAAACACAATTATCTGATGGATTTTCACCTTCCCCAGTTGGCAATGATCCATTCAGTGCCCCCAACACTACCTCTCCCTCCAGACCTGATTCTGACCCAACACCTGACAGTATGTTTAGTGTGTTCCATAACCCTAATGCTGTTTCTGTGCCAGATCTTGACAACACACTCGGGTCTCAGTCAGACATTTCATCTCTCTTTACATGTCACACTGTACATGACACTTGTACACCTACTACACCTGGAGTTAACAATGACTTTGATGTCACACCAATTGTCCCCTCTGTTACTGCACCTGTTTTTGATGTACCATCGAGTACAGACAATGACAATGTTCCTTATCAGGAACTTGCCTCAGTGCCTGATGTTGCTGAGAGTGCATCCATTTCTGATAGCCTCCTAAACAGTTCCAAGGGTTCTTGTCCTGAGCTTTTTTCTGAAGAAGTCCCTCCACACACTCTGTGCACTCATGAAGAATCCCTTTCCTTGCCATTAGATGACCCATCTTCCCCAGCTTTCTCCTTACCCAGCCCAGCTCCTTCTTCTCCTGACCCATTTCCACCAAGTCTATTCTGTGAAAGACCTGTACCTCCTAGAAAGACCCTTGATTCATTTCCAGAAAGATTGTTAAATTGCACAGCTTCTTCCTCTCCTGATCTTTTCCCACTAGGTCTATTCAATGACAATCCTGTGCCTCACAGAAAGATCAATGATTTTGTTCCAGAAAGACCACTGGATGCTATTGTAACTTCTAGAGAATCATTGTCGCCAAGTGTTCTGGATGTGTCAGAAGATCCCAGAGGAACAATTGACTTGTTCTCTCAAAGTCAATGCTCTGATAGACCAGGGCCTCTTAATGACTTGCAGTCAGCTGTTAGTTGTGAGACCACTGTTTCTGATCTCATTGTTCCTGAACCAACTAAACAATCATTTAATGGAAGCACTTTCAAGAAGTCAAaggcaaaacagaaaaaaataggaAAATTGAAGTGCAGTGAAGATGATGAGGTGTTTGAAGGACCTGTACCTGTTCCAATGCAGCCCAGCCTGGAGGATGTCGAAGGCCAGTTGTTTGTCTCCTTCGTGTCAAAG AAAGCTCTTGAGATTCACCTTGGAGATGATGCCAAAACGGAGATGGCACAAAAAACCACACAGAATCCAGATG GTGGAAGTTATGAAAATATACAGGAAAATATTGAGGTGCTAGAGAAAACCCTTTTACGTGATCTGAAAGTCATGAAGCACAGACAGGTCATTCATCCAGTGCTGCAAgaag TTGGATTGAAATTGAATCTGCTTGACCTCAACCTGGAAATTGACCTGCAATATCTGGGTGTGCAGTTACCCATACCCCCATCTGTTCTCTCACCCGAAGGAAGTTCAGCATCATCTCAAG tCCAGTTTGTTTCAAGGACAGGGAAAACTACTGACTTTACCAAAATTAAAGGTTGGAGAGATAAGTTTGCTGGATCAGGATCCCTTACAGAAG GCTTGTCAAGCACAGATGCAGGGCAAAAGAATCTCTCTGCATTTTGTAGTGACATGTTGGACGAGTACCTGGCTAGCGAGGGCAAACTGATTGACGAACGAGCTGCTAACTTATCACAGACTGATACTACGCCTGTAGCATACGAGCTGCCCACTAAGAGCACTAGTTATGTTCGTACCCTGGATAGTGTACTTAAGAAACAAGTACCTGCTACCTTATCCACAACATCCAAAAAAGTCAAGCCAACATTCAAGTCCAAAGaggaaaataaatcaaaaaaacCTTTAAAGTCATGTacaaaaaagcaaataaaaccAGTGTTCAGTGTGAACAAACCTGTTTTGTCCCCGAAAAAAACACAACAGAGcaagaaatataaaaataagaagGAATCCAAGAGTTTGAGTCCTGAAAATCTTGCTGTAGAAACTGCTGCAATGGTAACCTCTAATAAGAGTCCCATGGTTGAAGATTCTGGCTCCACACCATCAAACTGCACAGGTGGACGTAGTATAGGTTTGCCTAAGACTCTGGTAAAGCTGATGGATGTGGAAGATGGAGCAGTGTGGGAAGGCAAACATCGTACCTATATTACAGAAGAAAGAGCAGCAATTGCACTAGCCACTCTTGTGACCGCTGAG GGGGTATCAAAAGGAAACCCTGATGCCATCAGAATTATAAGACGACGTGCACCACCCTGCCTGAATGTATTTTGTAGGCTTGGCTGCGTGTGTGCCAGTCTGGTTCACTTGAGAAGACATCATCACTGTGGAAAACCGCAGTGCATGTTGGGCTGTAGCTGTTTGCGACGCAAAGTTGTTGCGCTGAAGACCCCCAAACAGGAAGAAAGTATAGCAGAGGAGCCTGAGTCTCAGGGAGTGTCAGAGGAGATCAAGGCCAAAtggaagaagaaaaacaaaaagagaaaaacttATG TTCTGACAGATCCGGAAACAGCACCTGAACCTGCCAAGCGTGTGAGTACTTTATGGGATCGAAAAAGAGAAGTTTCTGATTCAGAGGCTCTTTTCTCTCCTCCTCCTGCAAGAACTCCATCTCCAGCACTCTTGTCTCAAGAGCTTCAAAATGACCTGGAAAGCTTTTTAAGtcctttaaaacaaaaaatg GTGGAAGAGAAAAATTTGAATATGATTAATGACAATGTGGAGAGCACACTGACATGTGCCCGTTCACGACCGTTTTACTCCGGGTGTCATGACAAACAAAAAACG GTTGACCAACACCACATCTCACAGGTCTCTACACAAG ATATTGAGGAGGGAGAGCTTGTACCTCTTAATTTGTCTGGCCCTGCCAAGCGGCTTGAGATCATATCCGAATGCAGTTGGGCCAGTACAGACGTCAGAAATTACATTATGCGCATAgtgtgtgagcacatggctcaGGATCGTTTGAAGCACCCTTTCTGGATTGGCAAGTACTTTATTGAGCCAGTCTCCAAGACTCTTAAAGAGACAGAGGATGGTTCTGTCGATACATACAAAGTCACCATCTCGAGACCTGCAGAGAAGAAAACGGAAGATAAGGTTATGCAAAATGAAGCTGAGCTGAAAAAGCATGTAGAGAGGAGTGAGGTGAAAGGTTTGCCCTTCCTCTCCAGGTGCTGCCCTGCAGGCTTGCTCAAGGCTGAGAAAAAAGCACCCGATGCCCCAGGACGAATAATG GTCAATGGAAAGCCATACCCACAAGCCAAGTTAGAGCTGGGGCAGATGGGAGCTTTGCATCCTGCCAACAGACTAGCAGCTTACATCACAGGGAGAATATGTCCAACAACATCGACTATTAAAAAAGCCTCTATCACATCAGTTCCAGTTTCTACTGTTGCCACAGTAACCACAGTTACCAGCACGTCTACTACTACAACCACACCCATCATCAAGTCTGTAG TGACCAAGCCCCCAGTGGGAAAGGTCTTCACCCAGTTTGTGGTCAACCACATCAACTCTCAAAATCAGTCCAACACTAGCATCTCGCACTTACAGCCTTCTGTTCCAAAAATTGTCATCCCCTCCTCCATGTTGATGATTGGCAGAGAGGCTAGTGCTCCTGGGGTTGCTCTTTCTCCTCTTAAAGCAGGCTTGATAACCCAGGTGTCTGAGCCTTCAGATTCCACAGGTAGCGCCAGTTTTCCCACTGTATCAAAAGTCCAAGCCCCTGCCATCACCATTCTCAATAATTCACCCAGCCTGCCTCTGG GTGGGTCTGGTCTTACGCCAAAAACTACTGCCTCTTCACCAGGATCGACCACTCCCGGAAAAAAGACTGTTTTGATTACAGTTATGTCCCGTAATACAGGCCTCCCCAATAGTGGTCCTCGGATTACAAAGCCTGTCACACAGACTCATCCTGTCACACAGACTCGTCCCCCACAGACCCCAGGCCAAAAGATGCTTCTTCAGGTGGTGAAGACTGCTGATGGAAACACATTGTACCGTAATCCTAATGGCCAACTCATGCAGTTGGTGCCTCTAAGTCAAATTAAAGCCATCAAACCCAACCTCCTATCTCAAGGCCAGC CAACCTTTATTCGTTTGCACGCACCAACTTCAGTCACTCTGAAAAAGCCTCAGGGTGGCAgcgccaccatagtcacatctTCCAACCCTACGACACAAATGCAGACAAAGCCTACTGTCACTGTACCAGTCTCTACATCTTCATCTATGAGTGGCAAGCCAGTCACACTCACTACATCCAAGTCAGTCTCATTGGGCAGCCTTCCTTCTACCCTTAAAGTTGTCCCAGGTTTTCTGGGACAGTCTGGCACTTGCACATTAAGAATTCTCTCACCGAATTCTGTCCAAGACACTGGAATTATCAATCCAACTTCCTCCCCCATCCTCTCGCAGAGTGGCTGTACATTGTTAAAAAATGCAAGTTCAACACTACTGGACAAAGACTCCACTAAGTCTGAGACCACAGTTTCCGTTAGCTCACTTTCAACAGAGGGACCAATTGGTCAGGTCCATAAGCAGTCTGAGATGGATCCTGCTAAACAAAATAGCTGTGATGATTCTGAACGCGTAGCACCAAATGTATCGGAGCATTTATCTTCTGTTGCCACCTCTCCAAAATGCAGGCAGTTTTCTGGAGATGATTCAGCCCCTTCACATAATGAGCATGGAGCACTAAAACATTTAAGTTTGGCTGAAGCTGGTAACGGAGATAATCccaatgtgaaaaaaacagaTTTTGACAAAGCACCAGATCCCGAAGAAGAGGAGATTGGTTCAGATGTAACAGAATTAACTGATGACTCTGACCTGTACAGTGATGATGACGGAGAAGATTCATATAGTTTGAGT GGTTCTGATAAAGGGGAGAGGATGGAGGAGACAGATGGTTTGGACTCTGAGATGAAAGATTTTGCAGAGGTGGTGGTTGATATTGAGACCGTTGAATCTGCAGAGGAAAACAGTATCGCAAAATTTAGGGCATCTGCAATAAGAAGGAATCAACATAAAAG TAACCAGAAGCACATCCATGATGAAAGTTTGGAAGTGAAGGTCAGG AGAGTGAGGCTGGAGCGAAAGAGGCGCCACACACTCAAAGAGTTGTTTCTTAAACTTCAGGCAACACTAGGAAAAACCTCAAATAATCTTGAAGCTTCTAGGATGAGCATCCTCACAAAG GCTCAAAAAGAGATAGAGTCTCTGGTTAAGCAGGAGGAAAACTTAGTAATAAGTAGAGAGAAGCTGCGAATTAAGAGGGAGCGTTACCTACAGACACTTTCACTATTGTGTG ACAAGAGTACAGAGTCCATCAGCCAGAAGCTTAATGAAATTATTGCTAAACAAAAAGCCCTGGAGGCCCAAGCTAAAGCAAAAGAGATGAAGTCCCAGCTTAACCAGGCAACGTCCAAATCTAAACCCAAACCTAAAATTTATCTTAATAGTAAACGGAAAGGTTTGTCACCCCAGAGCAAAGTAAAAGATGTTCTAAAACCGACCAATTCTCCCTCCAAACCGATAGACTTGAGTATTAAAAAACTGAAAGTGActgaaagtgttttgaaatccacACCAACCTTAAAACCTACAGGCCTTGATAGTAGCAAAAACACCCTTAAAACTCAGGTTAAAGAGCAAGGTAGCATGTCTAAACCTACTCAGCCATCCCTTAATTCCAGTCCACTAAAGAAAACTGTCTCTGTCCCAAGTCCTGTAAAACGTTCCCTAGTACCACGTGAAAGAATGCGGCCAAACATTCTGTCCCGTGCTTCATCCCAGGTGATACAAGGATCTCCGGTCAAAGAGCCTCTTTTAACTAATG TGTGTATACCTCAAGTGTTCCCTCTGATGAATACCATGGTTCCATGCAATCAAATCATAACCATAAACAACCCACTTCAACCGATTGGCATCACCTCAGTAGGGACACAGCAATCATCCACACCAG TTCCTGCAATATCTCACCCGCTTGGAATGAAAAATCCTCTTCCAGTATTGCAGCCTCAGTTTATCAAAATTACAAACAGTCCTGTTAATATTAACACTCAAG TGGATTCTGCCAACCTTCCAAACATCACCAATGTTATTTCTCTGGTTCCACCGGTGGAGAATCTGGTAATACCACAGAAAGTTGTGGAAGAAACATCTGTTGTCCAGGCACCACCAGTATTTGTCACTGCACCTGTGGAGAATCAGCACAATTGCTCTGAAGTTGAAATTCCTAATTTGGAGGAAAGGGTGGTTGTTGATGAGCCTCAAACCAAGGATGTCCCCAAACAGCTTGAAGAAGGAGATGAGGTTAGTGCATCTGTTACTTCGTCCACCCAAGAAGGACTGGAGAAGAAGGGTCCAGATGACAGCAACGATCCTGAGGATGAAAATCTGATGTCTTTGCTTGATGAACTTGTTCTTCTTAGCCAGCAGCTGAGTAATGAAGACGAAGATCAGAAAATTGTCATGCCAAGCGAGGTACAGCCATGCTCCGACAAGCAGGCAGATGATGAACGTGCTCTCAGTCCCTTGTTCCTAACTCTGGATGAAGATCTGATGTCTCCAGACTCTAAAGATGAAATCGATATCCCACCCAAAGTGGATGATTTGGTAAAAGTCATCTTTGGGTCAGATTCACCTTCGGTTTCATCCGAATCTGGAGTTGCACCATCAACAAACATTGAGAGTCCGAATGCCCCTATGTGCACTGTTAAAGATGATGCTCCTACTCCGCCGCCTCTTTTGCACATGAAAACTGCATGTGAAGCTGCATCGGGTCAATCTACCAATGAGGGGACCAATGTGGCATGGCGGCCTATGCCTAAACTGGTTCCTCTAGGGTTAAAGCCCCAAGATGTTGTTGTGAATAAGGTGACTGGCTCTTCAGTTTCCAAACCGGACTCAAATGAGCAAGATGTTCATGGACCACAAATGTGA